CTCAGGCGGTGCTGCATGATCCGCCCGTCGTCATCCTCGACGAGCCGACGATCGGCCTCGACCCGCGCCAGATCCAGGATGTCCGCAGCCTCATCCATGAGCTGAAGGCAACCACACCGTGATCATCTCGACGCACATCCTCTCGAGGCCGAGCAGCTGTGCGACCGCGTCCTGGTGATCAGCCGGGGCGAGATCGTGGCGGCGGCGTCGCCCGAGGAGCTGCAGAGCCAGCTGGCAGGGCGCAGGCGGTGCGGGTCGTCGTGGCGCCGAGCGTGGCGGCGCGCGAGGTCGAGAAGGCGCTGGCCGACGTCGAAGGCGTTGCCGGCGTGGCGCACGAAGGCGACGGGCGCTACCTCGTCAAGGCGACGGCCAAGGGCAACCCCGGGCCGGCATCGCCCAGACGATCGTCGGGCGCAGCTGGCCGCTGCTGGAGCTGACGCCGATGGGCATGTCGCTCGAGCGGATCTTCCTCGAGCTGACGGCCGATGCGGACGGGTCGACGAAACCGAAATCGCGAGACGGACACGGATGTGGAGAGAGGAGGACGGCGATGCGTAACCTCTGGACGATCGCGCGCGCGAGATCGCGTCGTACTTCACGTCGCCGGTCTTCTGGGTCGTCGCGACTGGTCTTCATGGTCTTCAGCGGCTTCCTGTTCGGCTTCATCCTGAACAGCCCGGGCCCAGCAAGCCGAGATGATGCAGCTCTTGGGCTTATACAGCACCGTGATGCTCTTCGCGGCGCCGGTGCTGTCGATGAAGCTTCTGGCCGAGGAGCAGCGGACGGGCACGCTCGAGGTGCTGATGACGGCGCCGGTGAACGACTGGCAGGTCGTCTGGGGGAAGTGTCGGCGCGATCTGCATGCCGTCGGGTTGACGTCGCTGACGCTGGCGCACGTCGCCATCCTGCTGCGCGTTACGCCGAGAAGGGCATGGACTGGGGGCCGCTGCTCGCCAGCTACCTGGGCATGTTCCTCCTGGGCGCGATGCTCCTTTCGCTCGGCGTGCTCACGTCGTCCTGACGCAGAAACCAGGCGATCGCCGCGTTCGTCGGGATCATGCTCAGCACGATCCTCTGGTTTCTCCCGCTCGTGAACCAGATCTTCCCAGCGGCGGATGGTTGGTGAAGTCGATCAGCGCATCGGCCTCTCCGATCACTTCAACAACTTCGGCCAGGGGTCATCGACCCGCGCGACGTCATCCACATGGTCACGTTCACGATCGGGTGCCTCTTCCTGGCCACCCGAATCCTCGAGTCCCGGAGGTGGCGCTAGATGCGTGAAGCTAAGCGCGGTCGCACCTGTCGCGGCCGTCGGCCTCGTCCTGATCGTCGGCGCGCTCGGCATGCGGCAGACGAACACCGGCCCCGATTGGCTGCCGCTGGCGATCGGCGCCGCCGGTATCGTCCTCTTGTTGGCGTATCCCCTCGGCCGAGCCGATGAGATGCGCACGGCGTTCGGGTCGCGCCAGGCGCGGTTCGGCGGCAACGCGCTCGTGCTGCTGGTGTCGGTCATCGGCATCCTCGTCGTGATCAACATTCTCGGCACGCAGCGATTCGTCAAGCTCGACACGACGACGAACCAGCGGTTCGCGATCTCGGGCCAGTCCAAGACGATCCTTGATGACCTGCGCGACCAGGGCCAGCAGATCAAGGTCACGGCGGTCATGGCGGCGGGCAGCCCGACGCTGGCCGACCTACGGCGGCTCATGGACAACTACGTCGCCTACGGCAACGCCGTCACCTTCGCGACCATCGACGCCGGGGCCGAACCGGAGCGGGCGCTCGCGCTGCAGGAGGCGATCCACCAGCCCCTGACCAACAACGAGGTTGTCGTCCGGATGGGCGACCGGCACGAGGTCGTGTACGCGTTCGACGAGAAGTCGATCACGGGGGCGATCATCAAGGTCACCCGTCCGCGGGAGAAGGTCGTGGCGTTCACGTCCGGCCCATGAGTAGCCCGACGGGATCCGACCAGCGTTCCTACGCCGGGATCGCCCAATCCCTCGAGCGCGACGGCTGCAAGGTCGTCACCGTGCAGCTGGCGACGAGCGACACGCTCAGCGCCGACGTCATCGTCGTCGCGGGCGCACAGGAGCCGTTCAACAGCACCGAGCTCGAGCGCCTGGCCAGCTTCAGCGCCGGCGGCGGCGGCGTGCTCGCCCTCGCCGACCCGCAGGACAAGGCCGATCTCTCGCCGCTGCTGAACCGCTACGGCATGAGCCTCCGCAACGACCTCGTGCTCGATCCCGAGTGCCCTGCAGAGCCCCCGCCGTCCCGGTCATCTCGAAGGAAGGTTTCCAGTTCCACGAGATCACGAGCGACATGTCGAACCCGGAGCCCCTCCTCACCGTCCTCCCCGGCGCCCGGTCGATCGTCCTCCCGTCGACCGCTCCGTCCGGCACGACGACGTCGGCGTTGCTCCAAGACGAGCGACGCGGCGTGGGGCGAGACGGATCTGGCGGCCCTCGAGGTCGAGAATGCGCAGCCGACGAAGGACGACGTGGACGCCGCCGGCCCGCTCGACCTCGCCGTGGCCGGTGAGCCGGCGGCCGGTGCGGACGCGCCGCGGATGCAGGAACCCGGCGAATCGTCGTCATCGGCAGCGCCAGCTTGGTCGCGGATGCGATCCTCCAGCAGATCCAAGCCAGCGGCAACATCGTCCTCGTGCTGAACTCCATCAACTGGCTGGCGCAGGACGAGGAGTTGATGGGCATCCGGGCGACCGAGCCGGACGACCGTCCGCTCCGTGCGCCGCAGAGCCCGATCCTGATCTTCCTGGTCACCACGCTGCTGCTCCCGGCGATCGTCGCCGCGATCGGCTTCTACGTCTGGTGGCAGCGCCGCTAAAGGACGAGGACGATGAACCGACGACTGACGCTCATCCTGTTCCTGATCTTCGCCGCGATGGTCATCCTGGCCTACAGCCTGCGCAACGAGACCGGCAAGCAGGTTGGCCCGAACGCGCCGACGCCGACTCCGGGGCCGATCTGGGCGCTCGACGCCAAGGCGGTCTCGAAGGTCGAGGTGTCGGGCGCCGGCAACGCGTACACGCTGGCGCTGGTCGACGGCAAGTGGCAGGTCGACAACCTGCCGACGAACGACGAGGTCGCCGGCGTCGTCGAGCGGACGGCCAGTCCGTCCGTGCAGCGCACCCTGCCCGGCGGCCGCGACGCGACGAACTACGGCTTCGCCTCGCCGACCCTGACCGTGACGTTCACGGTGTCGGAAACGGCGCACACGCTCATCGTCGGCGATCCGCCGCTGACGAGCGAGAGCGACCGATACGTGATGGGCCAGGACGGCACGACGATCTATATCGTCAGCGGCTTCGATCTCGGCCAGCTCGAGGATTGGCTGACGACCCCGCCCCTCGCCCCGACGCCGACGGCCGCTGCCCCGACGACGACGGGATCGACAACGGGATCGACAGCGGGATCGACAGCGGGCACGCCGGCTGCGGACACCGGACTCGGGGACACGTCCGCACTGACGGACACGACCGCGCTGACGGACACCGCCCCAATCGGCCTGCCCGGCATGGCGACCATCGTCGCGTTGCCGACCACGCCCGGTCTGCCCACCGAGCCCGCGATTCCGACCGCCACCGAATAGGTCGACAGCATGGCGCCTGAAGACGGCCCGTCCCGCGAACGACGCCGCGCCCCCGGCGCTGCCGGCACCCGGCTGCCGTTCGCCCGACGGGCCGCCGCCGTGCTCTTGCTGGCGTGGGCGCTTGCCCTCGTCCGGACGGCGCCGGCGGCGGCGCACAGCGAGACCGTCGAAAGCAAGCCCGCCCCGGGCGATGCCGTCCTTCCTGCGCCGACGACGGTCACCGTGCGGTACACGGATCCGCTCGGTCCGGAGAGCACGATCAGCGTCGTCGACGACACATTCGCCGAGGTCACCGAGGGCCCGACCCGGGTGGACGCCGATGACCCGCACGCGATGTCCGTCGCCCTGCTGCACGACCTTCCGCTCGGTGCTTGCACCGTCGCCTGGACGGCCCACGACGCGCCGACGGGCACAAGACGTCAGGCAGCTACACGTTCAGCGTCGGTGACGTGGCGGCGGCGTCGCAACCATCGGGCACGGCAGGGCAGACGATCCTCGTCCTCGTGGCGCTGACCGTGGCGGTGCTCAGCGTTGCGACCGTCGCGCGGCGCCGCGCCCGACCGACGCCGGCCGCGATGCTGGCGGCTCTGGCGTTGCGACGGCCGTCGCAAGCGTCGCCACCAGCTGTTCCGACGATTCGACCGGCCCGACGGCGAGCGCGACCGTGACGGACGGCGCGCAAGTGGCTCGTCCGCCGGCGACGGGCCAGCCGCGGCGTCGTCAACGGCGCCGCGGACGCACTGCGGGCGTTCCGATCCAGATCTCGATCGCGGCGAGCGACCTGGCGGTCGGCGAGGACAGGTTTGCGTTCGCCGTCCTTGGCGTCGACAACGGCTCCTCCCCGACGTCGACGCCACGGCGACGTTCTTTCGACTGGAAGGCGAGTCGGCCGAGGAGACGGACACCGTCCCGGCGACGTACTACGCCTCGCGGCTGCGAGGCCGGCACGTACGTGGCGCTGACGCGCTTCGACCGCGCCGGGCCGTGGGGGGTCCAGATCAGCGGCACGCTGCCGGATGGCCGGGCCGTTGCGCCCAACCGGGTACGGTTCGAGGTCGCCAGCCGGCCCCGCTCGCCGGCGGTGGGCGACATGGCGCCGCCGACGGCGAACCGGACGCTGGCCACCGTCCCGGACATCGCCGCGCTGACGAGCGATCCGATGCCCGACCCCGAGCCCGATGCCATGACCGTCGATGAGGCCGTCGCCAGCGCAACCGACGGTCGTCGTCTTTGCGACGCCCGGCTACTGAATCGCGCATCTGCACGCCCGTCATCGACGAGGTGAAGGCGGTGGCCGCGGCGTGGCGCGGCCGGGTGAACGTCATCCACCTCGAGGTCTACAAGTCAGTTCAACCCGCTCGTCCTGGCGGACGAGATGGATGCCTGGGGTCTCGAAACCGAGCCAGGACGTTTGTGTTGACGGGCGATGGCCACGTCGCCGCCCGGCTCGAGGGCAACGCTACGCAGGCCGAGCTCGTTCCGCTGCTGGAACGCGTCACAGGAGGAGGGTAAGGTGGATCAGCTGACAGGGACCCGACTCCGATCGCGCTTTGTTTCGCTCACACTGGCGACCGTTTCGCTCGGGCCGACGCTCGCCGTCGCCGGCTGCCGGTCCGACCCGCCGACGGTCACGCCGGTGCCGCCGACGGAGGACCCGTTCAGCCGGATCACCCCGTCGCCCGAGGCGCAGGCGATCTCGATCGAGATCAAGACATCCGTCATCAGGCCCGGTTCTCCGATCGCCTTGCGTTCGTGCTCAGAGGGACGACGGCGAGGTGATCGAGAACGGCAACGTCGAGACGACGTTCTATCGCCAAGCGACAGCGGCCCGCAGCGGACCGCCAACGGCCCGGCGCTCTTCTTCGGACGGGGCTGACCGGCGGCGGGCGATGGGTGACGTACACGGACTTCGACGCTTCCGGCCCGTGGTCGGTCGACGTGGCGGTCCAGCTGATGGACGGCACGCAGGGCATCGCCCGGGCCGACTTCCAGGTGGCGGGGCGCACGAAATTGCCGGCGGCCAGGCAGCCGCCGCCCACCGGGGAGACGCCGTACGCCGAGGACGCCAGCGGGGTGGCGGCGCTCACGACCGATCCGAATCCGGCCAACGACCTCTACTACAAGCGCGTGTCCTCGGGCGTCGTCTCCGGCTATGCGACGGTCGTCCACTTCAGCTCGCCGGGCAACTGTCCGGAAGCGGAGTGCCGCGACGCCCTCGACCCGATCAAGCGCGCCGCAACCGCGTGGAAGCTCGGCGCCAACTTCATCCACATCGAATCACGCGATCCCGCCGACCCGAGCCAGATGTCGGCCACGGCCAAGGACTGGGGCCTGACCACGGACCCGTGGACGTTCATCTTCGACACGCAAGGCTTCCTGTCGGCGCGGGTCGAAGGGCCGTTGGCGGTGGATGAGCTGAACCTCCTGACCCGCCGGGCTTCGGGGATGGACGAGTCGACGAACGCGCCGTGAGGGCGTGACCGTGCCGGCCAACGCGGCGTCCCGGGACGCCGCGTTGGCCGGCTTCGTTCTTATGGGCACCCCGGCATCTGCGCCGCGATCGTGCGGTAGACCTCGGCCAGCTCGGCGCCGGTCAGCGCCAGGAAGACGCGGGCGGGATCACCCGCCACGGCCTCGAGCTGCGCGCGGTCGACGTCGGCGCCAAAGCCGATCGCGTAGACCTCGATCCCGTGCGCCCGGCGCGCTTCGTCCGCTGCGGCGGCGGCGCGCTCCGGCGCCTCGACCTGGCGGCCATCCGACAGCACGACGATGACCGGCTTGGCCGTTGGCCGGCGTCCCTCGGCCAGCACGCCCGTCGCCGCCTCGAGCCCGCGGTCGATCCGCGTGCCGGAGCGTGTCGTCAGGCCGGTCAGGCCGGCGTCGAGCATTGCGCGGTCGCTTGAGAGCGGCACGGCGACGCGCGCCTCGGTGGCGAAGTCGACGAGCGCCACGCGGTCCGTGCCGTCCGCCAAGCCGACGACGTCCAGGAAGGCGCGGATGCTGCTCACGGCCGTCGCCAGCCCGCCGTCGGCCATCGAGTTCGAGACGTCGACGACGAGCACGATGTCCTGTCGCGCCTTCTGCGGCCAGCACATGGGATCGAGCCGCGAACGGCAGGTAGACGCGCACGGTCTCGGGCGTCGCGGGTGGAGGTGGGCGAAGCGGCGGGCGGCGGGGTGGACGTGGCCGGCGACGTGGCCGTCGCCGGCGGGCCGACGACCTCGACGGACAGCGACGGAACGGTACGCGCTGCGGCTGGCCCCAGCCATCGACGAACTCGGCGAACGTGCCGTCCGTGACGGGCCACGTGCCGGCGGCCCGCGGCTTGAGGCGGGCCGAGAACAGGGACGGCGCGTCGAGCGAGGCGTGCGACCACGTCATGTTCGGCGCCAGCCACGATCCGGCGGCCGAGAGGCTGCCGGGCTCGACGTCCATCGTCGCCGGGACGGCGCTGGTGAGCGTGAAGCCGGTGGCCAGGAGATCCGGGACGCCGTAGCGGACCATCCGGCGGTGGGCGGCGTACGTGCCGTTCATGACGTCCTCGTCCGAGCTGGCCAGGTCGGACGCGCCGAAGCTCGTGATCGCGATGATCGTCACCCCGGATAGCCGGATCTGGGCGGCCGTGTCCTCGGCCGGCGGGATCCCGGCGCACTGGCCAGGGAAGAACTCGTTGGCGGCGCTGCAGTACGCGGCGCGGTCCAGGACCATCACCTTGCGGCGCGAGCCGCTGGTGTCGAACAGTTCGGCTGCCTCTTCCATGGCGTCCTTGAGCCGCGGTCGAATGGTCGGCGCGGCCGGCGTGAAGCGTTGGATGTCCTCGACGGCGCGCATGTAGGCGCTTCGATCGCCGGTCAGCGGCAGGTCGAGGGCCGTCGTGTTGTAGTAGCTGACGAGGCCGATCCGGTGGCGGCTGAAGTCGAGGCGTGCGGCCAACAGCTTGAGCTCGGTGATCGTCGTCGCGGACGGATCCGCCCCTTGCTGCAGCTCGGAGAGGTACGGCACGACGACGACGATGTCGGCCGGCTCTTCGCCGATGCCGCAGCGCCCGTCGAGGGTGTAGGTGACGGTGGTCGAGGCGCCGAGCGGCATAGACAGCGGATCTGCCGCTGTATGGCCGCGGAACGTGCACGTGCGGTCCTCGGGCACGGCCAGTGCGTCGGGATCGGCGGACGGCTCGAAGACGCTGATCAGGCTGGACTGGCCGTCGGCCACGTAGACCCGGCCGGCGCTGTCGACCGTGAGGTCGGTCAGCGTCGTCGGGTCGGAGAAGCCAGCGGGCGGGCGTCGAAGCGGGCGGTGACGGTGCCGTCGTCCGCGTAGCGCTCGATGTAACCGGGCTCGCGCAGGACGAACACGGACCCCAGCGGATCCGCGGGTCCGTCACCGGCCGGGTAGCACCGCCCGGGCCGCCGCTGACGGAGCGGGCGTCGAAGGCGACGGGGACGTTCAGCAGCGACGTGCCGTCGGCCGCGTACACCCGCACGATGTCGGCCAGATCGTCCAGGACGTACACCCGGCCGTCCGGGCCGACTTCCATGTCCGTGTACGGGTTGCCCTTGCCGTCGTCGGGCAGGTCCCACTCCGGCTTGATCTGGCGGCCGTCGGGCGCGTAGCGGACGATCCGGACATCGTACGTGCGGGTCTGCGGCGTCAGGTCGCTGCGGACGACGAGGAGTTCGCCGCTGACCGGGTTGAAGCTGATCGCCGGCACTTCGATCTGCTGAAACGACGACGCGAGCTGGTCGGTCCAGACGCTCTCGATGATCCGCTCCGTGCCCTCGCGCCCACGCTTCTCGACGGTCTTGAAGCGGCCGATGCCGCCGTCGACCTTGGGCTGGCCCTGTCCCTGGCGGGTGATCTTCAGGTAGTAGCCGTACACCTCGCCCAGCGTCTCGGTCCCGACGCCCAGGATGACGCTGAAGAACTCGAAGTCGGTCGAGAAGTCCCCCACCTGGGTGTCCTTGGCGGCGGTGGCGAGCTGCTTGCCGTCCGTGTCGAAGAACCGGAACTGGGACGACTGGTCCTGGACGAACACGACGCCGGGCGCGGGCATCGAGATGGACTCCGGCGAGAAGAGCACCGGGTTCGCCGAATCCTCGTTCGACGCGGCCTGCCAGACCGTCTTCACCTGCCGCAGCTCGTTGTCCTCGAAGGACACGACGACCGGGCTCGTCTTCAGGTCCTGGCGCTTCTGGCCGCAGTTGCCGGTGTTGGGGTTCGAGACGGCCAGCGCGAAGTACTGCTGGGTGTCGGCGCGCAGGCGCGGCAGCGTCACGGTCTCGCGGCAGATCGTCTTCTTGTTCGCGCTCGCCGCGATGGCGAACGCGACGTCCCGCTCCGTGACGACGCACGCGCCGGCGGCCTCGCCGAGGAAGACGCTGTCGCCGCCGAGCGCGTTCACGCGCGTGGCGCGGCACGACGTCGCCCTGGGTGTACTTGGGGTTGCGGAGGTCATATACCTGCCGCAGCGCCAGCGGCGGGCGCGCCGCCGGCCACGGCGTCGGCGGCGGCGACGTCGAAGAGCTGCGCCCGCAGGCCGTTCTTGTCGCCGACGGCCACGACCGCGCCGTCCGGGCTGACCGCCAGGTCCGTCGTGCTCGTGAGCTGGCCGTCGTCCAGGCCGCGCACGCCGAAGCGCCACCTGGCCTGCCCGGTCGCACCGTCGATCGCCACGATCTGCGTCGTCTCGCGGTCGAGGATGTACACCGTGCCGTCGCCGGCGGCGGCGATGCTCTCGGCCGGGACCTTCTCCCACTGGCCGATGTAGGTGCCGTCGAGCCCATAGATCACGACGCGGTCGACGGCCGTGTCGAGGACGTAGACGCGCTCCGTCGACGGATCCGCCGGCGCCGGTCCGACGGCCAGCGGGCCGACGCGTCCGAGCTGCTGCGGGAAGCCGCCGGTGACGCCGAACGGCGGCAGGAACTCGCCGGACGGCAGCAGGCGGTGGACGCCGGCGACACCCGGGTCGGCGATGAAGACGTGGCCGTCGCGCGAGACGTCGAGGTCGGACGGACTCTGGAAGAGGCCCTCGGACGCGTTGTCGCGCCGGGGCCATTGATCGACCATCTGATAGGCGGTCAGGCCGGTCTGCGCGCGCGTCGGCGCGGCGCCGGCGGCCGCAGCCAGGCCGCCCGCGGCCGCGAGGGTGGCGACGGCGGGCATGAGGAAGCGACGGAGCATCGGGACTTCTCCTGTGGGCAGGGGATGATGTCGGGGGCGATGGGGTGGTGAGGGGTGGGGCGGTTGGGGAGGGGGCGGGGGCATTGACGATGTCGAACAGATGTACCACAATCGCCGGCGTTCGGGCAGCGTTGATGGCACAGCCATTCTGCGCCAAGCGATTCAGTCGCCGTTGAGGAGCGGATCGTTACCTGACATGCTTACCCTGACATGCTTACCCTGACATGCGCACCCTGACCCTTGCCGCCGCCCGGCGCATCGCCTTGGCGGCCCAGGGCTTCGCGGACCCCCTGCCGTCCGGCCGCCCCGACGTGCGCCACCTGCGCCGCGTCGTCGACCGGGTGGCGGCGGTTCAGCTGGACAGCGTGAACGTGTTCGCCCGGGCGCACCACATGCCGTTCGCCAGCCGGCTCGGCTGGCCGGCGCCGAGGATCGTCGACCGCCACATGAACGAGACCGGCGAGCTGTTCGAG
The window above is part of the Candidatus Avedoeria danica genome. Proteins encoded here:
- a CDS encoding Gldg family protein — encoded protein: MKLSAVAPVAAVGLVLIVGALGMRQTNTGPDWLPLAIGAAGIVLLLAYPLGRADEMRTAFGSRQARFGGNALVLLVSVIGILVVINILGTQRFVKLDTTTNQRFAISGQSKTILDDLRDQGQQIKVTAVMAAGSPTLADLRRLMDNYVAYGNAVTFATIDAGAEPERALALQEAIHQPLTNNEVVVRMGDRHEVVYAFDEKSITGAIIKVTRPREKVVAFTSGP
- a CDS encoding Gldg family protein, which translates into the protein MSSPTGSDQRSYAGIAQSLERDGCKVVTVQLATSDTLSADVIVVAGAQEPFNSTELERLASFSAGGGGVLALADPQDKADLSPLLNRYGMSLRNDLVLDPECPAEPPPSRSSRRKVSSSTRSRATCRTRSPSSPSSPAPGRSSSRRPLRPARRRRRCSKTSDAAWGETDLAALEVENAQPTKDDVDAAGPLDLAVAGEPAAGADAPRMQEPGESSSSAAPAWSRMRSSSRSKPAATSSSC
- a CDS encoding DUF4340 domain-containing protein, translated to MNRRLTLILFLIFAAMVILAYSLRNETGKQVGPNAPTPTPGPIWALDAKAVSKVEVSGAGNAYTLALVDGKWQVDNLPTNDEVAGVVERTASPSVQRTLPGGRDATNYGFASPTLTVTFTVSETAHTLIVGDPPLTSESDRYVMGQDGTTIYIVSGFDLGQLEDWLTTPPLAPTPTAAAPTTTGSTTGSTAGSTAGTPAADTGLGDTSALTDTTALTDTAPIGLPGMATIVALPTTPGLPTEPAIPTATE
- a CDS encoding copper resistance protein CopC; protein product: MAPEDGPSRERRRAPGAAGTRLPFARRAAAVLLLAWALALVRTAPAAAHSETVESKPAPGDAVLPAPTTVTVRYTDPLGPESTISVVDDTFAEVTEGPTRVDADDPHAMSVALLHDLPLGACTVAWTAHDAPTGTRRQAATRSASVTWRRRRNHRARQGRRSSSSWR
- a CDS encoding VWA domain-containing protein gives rise to the protein MCWPQKARQDIVLVVDVSNSMADGGLATAVSSIRAFLDVVGLADGTDRVALVDFATEARVAVPLSSDRAMLDAGLTGLTTRSGTRIDRGLEAATGVLAEGRRPTAKPVIVVLSDGRQVEAPERAAAAADEARRAHGIEVYAIGFGADVDRAQLEAVAGDPARVFLALTGAELAEVYRTIAAQMPGCP